Proteins encoded together in one Candidatus Methylomirabilota bacterium window:
- a CDS encoding Pycsar system effector family protein, whose amino-acid sequence MEVSGTGSHLDHFLRQTRVHHVQLSSMADVKANMMLTISALVITFSIGHLSNPLLRWPVIVLIVSCLATVVSAAYAVMPKLDRGFRPDLDKPDCNILFFGNFMNLEYEEYARLMEGVMNNSSRVYEAQVREVYELGVFLGRKKYVYIRLAYLFFIFGLLASAAVFAGIEILTAAR is encoded by the coding sequence ATGGAGGTTTCGGGCACGGGCAGTCACCTGGACCATTTCCTACGCCAGACTCGCGTGCACCACGTGCAGCTGAGCTCGATGGCCGACGTAAAAGCCAACATGATGCTCACCATATCGGCCCTGGTCATCACGTTCTCGATCGGGCACCTCTCGAACCCCCTTCTCAGATGGCCGGTGATCGTGCTGATCGTATCCTGCCTCGCCACCGTTGTCTCGGCGGCCTACGCGGTCATGCCCAAGCTCGACAGGGGATTTCGTCCGGACCTGGACAAACCCGACTGCAACATCCTGTTCTTCGGCAACTTCATGAACCTGGAGTACGAGGAATACGCACGGCTCATGGAAGGTGTGATGAACAACTCGTCGCGCGTCTACGAGGCGCAGGTCCGGGAGGTGTACGAGCTCGGCGTCTTCCTCGGACGGAAGAAGTACGTGTACATCCGGCTCGCGTACTTGTTCTTCATCTTCGGGTTGCTGGCGAGCGCCGCGGTCTTTGCTGGAATCGAGATCCTCACGGCGGCGCGATGA